From a region of the Gossypium raimondii isolate GPD5lz chromosome 10, ASM2569854v1, whole genome shotgun sequence genome:
- the LOC105778703 gene encoding ARGOS-like protein, whose protein sequence is MLRVLSTVTRSDQKQQGSNCTMAFSGFGIGGLLLMVALAASMVFLPLMLPPLPPPPLVLLFFPVGIMAALMFLAFSPAEVVGNAVASTL, encoded by the coding sequence ATGCTGAGAGTTTTGTCGACGGTGACAAGATCCGACCAAAAACAACAAGGAAGCAATTGTACGATGGCTTTTTCTGGCTTTGGAATTGGGGGATTACTGTTGATGGTGGCTTTGGCGGCCTCCATGGTGTTTCTCCCGTTGATGTTGCCGCCGTTGCCGCCTCCGCCATTGGTGCTTTTGTTCTTTCCTGTTGGGATCATGGCGGCTCTCATGTTCTTGGCGTTTTCCCCGGCGGAGGTTGTCGGCAACGCGGTTGCTAGTACTTTATAA